CTTCCGCGAGAGCACCATCCGCAGCCTGTTCGACGAGATCCTGCGCGGCCTGCGCATCGTGCACCAGCACAAGATGCTGCACCTGGACATCAAGCCGGCCAACGTCTTCATCACCAACGACAACAAGGCGGTGATGCTGGACTTTGGCGCCGCGCGCGAGGTGCTGAGCAAGGAAGGCAACTTCATCCGGCCGATGTACACGCCGGGTTTTGCCGCCCCCGAGATGTACCGCCGCGACGGCTCGCTCGGTCCGTGGACCGACATCTACGCCATCGGCGCCTGCATTTATGCCTGCATGCAGGGCTATCCGCCCAACGACGCGCCGCAGCGCATCGAGAAGGACCGCCTGAACCTGTCGCTGTCGCGTTTGCGCAATGTCTACTCGGACAACCTCATCGAGGTCACCGAGTGGTGCATGGCGCTCGATCCGCTGTCGCGCCCGCAGAGTGTGTTCGCGCTGCAGAAAGAGCTGGCGCGTGAAACCGAGCGGCGCTACACCAAGCTCAGCTTCAGTGAGCGGCTCAAGCTGCAGCTGGAGAACATGAAGGCCGGGACCAAGACCTGAGCCGGCACGGTCGCCGTCCCTGCCCCGCCACGTCCACGCCCTCGCGAACCGGATCCCACGCATGCGTTTTTCCGTCTACCAGATCAGCCGCCGGGGCGGACGCGAGAAGAACGAGGACCGCATGGGCTACTGCTACACGCGGGACTCGGGGCTGTTCGCGCTGGCCGATGGCATGGGTGGGCACCCGGAGGGCGAGGTGGCCTCGCAGATGTCGCTGCAGGTGCTGGCCAACCAGTTCCAGCGCGATGCCAAGCCGGTACTCAAGGACGTGCGGCGCTTCCTCAACGAGGCCATCCTGGCCGGCCACCACGCGCTGATCCGCTATGCCACCGAGCGCGCCCTGCTGGACACGCCGCGCACCACCATCGTCGCCTGCGTGATGCAGGGCCGCGAAGTCTGGTGGGCACACTGCGGTGACTCGCGGCTGTACTTCGTGCGCGGGCGCAAGCTGATGGCGCGCACCCGCGACCATTCCTATTCGGAGCTGCAGGAGAGCCTGGCCGGCGTGGTTCCGCTGGGCGAGCGGGTCAACCGCAACGTGCTCTTCACCTGCCTGGGCAGCCCCGGCAAGCCGGTGGTGGACATCGTCGGCCCGCTGACGATGCAGCCCGGCGACAAGGTGCTGCTGTGCTCCGACGGCCTGTGGGGCAGTGTCGAGGACGAGGACATCACCCGCCAGATGGCTGCGCTGCCGATCACCGAAGCGGCACCCGAGCTGGTCGAACAGGCCCTGCGCATCGCGGGCGACAAGAGCGACAACGTCACCGTCATCGCCGTCGAGTGGGAGTCCGCCGAGGACGAGGACAGCGCGGTCGGCATCAGCACCGAGGAGCTGGGCGACGAGGTGTTTGCCTCGACCATCCAGTCCGGTGTCGGCCCCGGCAGCCCGGACGACCTGCTCGACGACGAGGAGATCGAGCGCTCGATCCGCGAGATCAACGAGGCCATCAAGCGCAGCGCCCAGAAGCGCAGCTGAACGATTGACCTCACGGCCGTGTTCCGCCCCGGTGGTGGGACACTCGCCCCTACCCCCTTCGACGCCGCCTCCGCGCGGCTTTCGTTCTTCCAGGACCGCTCTCCCGATGACCACCTCCCGCCCCCACGGCCGCGCCCCCGCGTCACTGCGCCCCATCCGCATCACCCGCGGCTACACCAAGCACGCCGAGGGCTCGGTGCTGGTCGAGTTCGGTGACACCAAGGTGCTCTGCACCGCCTCGGTCGAGGAGCGCGTGCCGCCGCACCAGAAGGGCAGCGGCGAAGGCTGGGTCACCGCCGAGTACGGCATGCTGCCGCGCTCCACCCACACCCGCAGCGCCCGCGAAGCCGCCAAGGGCAAGCAGAGCGGGCGCACCCAGGAGATCCAGCGCCTGATCGGCCGCTCGCTGCGCTGCGTCTTCGACCTCAAGGTCCTCGGGGAGCGCACGATCACGCTGGACTGCGACGTGCTGCAGGCCGACGGCGGTACCCGCACCGCCTCGATCACCGGCGCCTTCGTCGCCGCGGCCGATGCGGTCAACGGGCTGATCGCCGCCGGCAAGATCCCCGCCAGCCCGATCCGCGATCAGGTCGCCGCCGTCTCGGTGGGCATCCTGGCCGGCACGCCGCTGCTGGACCTGGAGTACGTCGAGGACTCCGCCTGCGACACCGACATGAACGTGGTCATGACCGGCGCCGGCGGCTTCGTCGAGCTGCAGGGCACCGCCGAAGGCGCGGCCTTCAGCCACGCCGAGATGCTGCAGTTGGTCAGCCTGGCCGAGGCGGGCATCCGCCGCCTGGTCGAGCTGCAGAAGGCCGCGCTCGCCGGCACGCCCGGCCAGGCCGTCGAAGGCTGAGGCCGCGATGAGCCGCAGCGACAGTCCTGGCCGCCGCCTCGTGCTGGCCTCCAACAACGCCAAGAAGCTCAAGGAACTGCAGGCCCTGCTCGGCGCGACCGGTGTCACGCTGGTCGCCCAGCGCGACCTGGGCATCGCGGAGGCCGACGAGCCGCACCACACCTTCGTCGAGAACGCGCTGGCCAAGGCCCGCCACGCCGCCGCGGCCTCGGGCCTGCCGGCGATCGCCGACGACTCGGGCCTGTGCGTCGATGCGCTGGGCGGACACCCCGGTGTGCAGTCGGCCCACTTTGCGCCGATCGACCGCAACCCGGCCGATGACCGCGAGGCCCACCGCGCCCGCCAGGACGCCGCCAACAACGCCCGGCTGCTGGCCGATCTGGCGGGGGCGGACACCCGGCGTGCGCGCTTCGTCTGCGCGCTGGTGGCCGTGCGCTCGGCCGACGACCCCGAGCCGCTGATCGCCTTCGGCCGCTGGGATGGGGAGATCCTCGCCGTGCAGCAAGGCGGTGGCGGTTTTGGCTACGACCCGCTGATGTACATCGCCTCACAGGGCTGCACCGCCGCGGAGATGGCGACCGAGGTGAAGAACCGCCTCAGCCACCGCGCGCGGGCGTCGGCGCAGATGGTGGCCCTGATGCGCGAGGTCTGGCAGCTTGGCTGACGATCTGGTCTCCCGCTACCTGCGCCCCGGCACCCTGCAGCTCGGCGCGGTGCCGCCGCTGAGCCTGTACGTGCACCTGCCCTGGTGCCTGCGCAAGTGCCCGTACTGCGACTTCAATTCCCATGAGCGGACGGCCGCATCCGACGGCCGGCATCTCGATCCGCAGTTAGAGACCCGCTACCTCGACGCCCTGCGCGCCGACCTGGAGGCCGCGCTGCCGCTGGTCTGGGGCCGCCAAGTACACAGCATCTTCATCGGCGGCGGCACGCCCAGCCTGTTCTCGCCCGAGGCGATTGCCCGGCTGCTGGATGAGGTGCGCGCCCGCCTGCCGCTGCTGCCCGGTGCCGAGGTGACGCTGGAGGCCAACCCCGGCACCTTCGAGCGCGAGCGCTTCCGCGCCTTCCGCGCCGCGGGCGTCACCCGGCTGTCGATCGGCGTGCAGAGCTTCGACGACGCCGCGCTGGCCGCACTCGGCCGGGTGCACGACCGCGCCCAGGCGATTGCCGCGGCCGAGGAGGCGCGCGAGGCCTTCGACACCTTCAACCTCGACCTGATGTACGCCCTGCCCGGGCAGGACCTGGCGAAGGCGGCCGAGGACCTGCGCACTGCGCTGGCGCTGCAGCCCACGCACCTGTCGGTCTACCACCTGACGATCGAGCCCAACACCCGCTTCGCCAACGCGCCGCCCACTGGGCTGCCGGACGACGACCTGTCGGCCGAGATGCTCGACCAGATCACCGCGCTGACCGGCGAGGCCGGCCTGCAGCGCTACGAGGTGTCGGCCTACGCGCAACCGGGCCACCGCTGCCGCCACAACCTGAACTACTGGCAGTTCGGCGACTACCTCGGCATCGGCGCCGGCGCGCACAGCAAGCTGAGCTTCCCGCACCGCGTCGTGCGCCAGGTGCGTTGGCGCGAGCCGGCGGCCTACATGGAGAAGGCCCTGGCCGGCCAGGCGGTGTCGAACGACGAGGAAGTCACCCGCCGTGCCCTGCCCTTCGAGTTCATGCTCAACGCGCTGCGGCTGAAGGAGGGCTTCGACCTCGCCCTCTTCCCCGAGCGCACCGGGCTGCCGCTGTCGGCCGTGCGGGCGAAGCTCGATGAGGCCGAACGGCAGGGGCTGATCACGCAGGCGCAGGGGCGGGTCGTGCCGACGGCGCGCGGCTTCGACTTCCTGAGTGACCTGCAGGAGCGGTTCCTGGCCTGACCCGGCGCGGGCATCGACCCCGGTGCTGGCACCCGGGTGAGCGTCACACCCGGTGCAGCGTCGCCCCGGCGTTCTCGCGCAGGTGGCGCATCAGGTGGTCGGCGATCTGCTTGAGCGGCAGCACCTCGTGCACCGCGCCAGCGCCGATCGCCTCGCGCGGCATGCCAAAGACGACGCAGCTGGCCTCGTCCTGCGCGACGTTGTAGGCGCCGGCATCGCGCATGGTCTTCATCGCCTGCGCGCCGTCGGCCCCCATGCCGGTGAGCATGATGCCGATGGCGTTGCGCCCGGCCACGCGGGCCGCGGACTGGAACAGCACCTCCACGCTGGGCTTGTGGCGGTTGACCGGCTCGCCATCGCGCACGCGGGCAAGGTAGTTGGCGCCGGAGCGCTCCACCGACAGGTGCATGCCGCCTGGGGCGATGTAGGCGTGGCCGGGCAGCACGCGCTCGCCGTCGGCGGCTTCCTTCACGGCGATGCGGCACAGGCCGTTCAGGCGCGCGGCGTAGCTGCGCGTGAAGCCCGGCGGCATGTGCTGGGTGATGAGCACGCCGGGGGCATCGGCCGGCAGCCCCGTGAGCACCTCGCGGGTGGCCTCGGTGCCGCCAGTGGAGGCGCCGATGAAGATCAGCTTCTCGGTGGAGATGCGGCCCAGCGGGGCGCTGCCTGCCGCGTCGGGCTGCACCGGGCGGCCGGCTGCCGCGCCAGCGGCTGGCGGCGCCATACCGGCGGTCCCGGCAGCGGTACCGGCACTGGCGATGGCCCCGGCGGCTGCAGGGCCGGGCGTTGGTGCGGTGACCAGGCGGCTCACGCGGGCCCGGGCGGCGATGCGCACCTTGTCGGTGATCTCCTGTGCCAGCTGCTTCATGCCGTCGGCGATGCCGATGCGCGGCTTGGCGACAAAGTCCACCGCCCCCAGCTCCAGCGCCTTGAGGGTGACCTCGGCGCCACGCTCGGTCAGCGTGGAGACCATCACCACCGGCATGGGCCGCAGGCGCATCAGCTTGGAGAGGAAGTCGATGCCGTCCATGCGCGGCATCTCCACGTCCAGCGTGATCACATCCGGATCGAGGTTGCGGATCATCTCGCGCGCCACCAGCGGGTCGCTCGCGGCGCCGACGCACTCCATGTCGCCCTGGCGGTTGATGATCTCGCTCAACAGGCTGCGCACCAGGGCGGAATCGTCCACCACCACCACGCGGGTCTTGGCCATCGCTGTTCTCCTGAAATCGGGTTGTTCTGGGACCGTGGTGACGCGTCAGAACAGATCGACGGAACCGCCGGCGCTGCTGCTCTTGCGGACCTTCTGGACGGCATCGCGTTCGATGGCGGCCACCGCGTCGCTGTGGGTCGGCGCCAGGCGCTTGACCATTGCCTTGCCGCTGTGCGGCAGGAAGCAGACCTTGCGCGGGTAGATTTCCATCACGTCCTTGGACACCACCGGGATGCGCTCGGTGGCCAGGTAATCGAGCACGAACTTGGTGTTGCGCTCGCCCACGTTGAGGCTGCTCATGCCGCTGATGACCGCCGCGCCACCGAAGACCTTGGCCTCCAGCGTCATGCGGTTGGCGCCGCGCTTGAGCAGCTCGTTGATCAGCAGTTCCATTGCGAAGGAGCCGTAGCGCCCGCCGTCGGCCATGCCCGCACCCACATCCGGGAGCATGAAGTGGTTCATCCCGCCGACGTGGGCCACGCGGTCCCAGATGCAGGCGGCGATGCAGGAGCCCAGCGTGGTCATGATGAGCACGTCCTCGTCGTAGACGAAGTACTCGCCCGGCAGCACCTTGACGGCATCCGAGCGGAAGAAGGCGTCGTAGAAGAAGAACGAGGCTTCGCCCGGCTTGCGGGGAGCGGCGCGCAGCAACTCCAGGCGCTTGGAGCGCGGCGCGGTCGCCGGGGTGGGAGGGATGACGGCGTTCATGGGGCCTCGACTGGCAATGGAGGGGCGTGACGCGGAGGCTTCGTCCGGGTCAGACACGCTGGTAGACGGTCTTGCCGCGCAGCTGGAACAGGTCGCGCGCGTCGGTGAAGTTCTCGGAGTGGCCGACGAAGAGCTGCGCACCCGGCCGCATGGCTGCGTGCATGCGCTCCAGCACGCGACGCTGGGTGGGCGCGTCGAAATAGATCATCACGTTGCGGCAGAACACGATGTCGAAGGGCTCGCCCAGCGACCACTGCGGACTCATCAGGTTGAAGTGGCGGAACTCGATCAACCGCGCCAGCTCGGGGCGCACGCGGATGAAGCCGGCGTTGTTGCCGGTGCCGCGCAGGAAGTGGCGCTTGAGCCGCTCGGCGCTCAGGCCGCGGGCGTCCGCTGGGTAGACGCCGCGCTGGGCGGTGGCCAGCACGTTGGTGTCGATGTCGCTGGCGAGGATCTTGGTGCCACCGCCAGGGCCCAGCGTCTCGGCCACGCACATCGCGAGGGAGTAGGGCTCCTCGCCGGTGGAGGCCGCGTTGCACCACAGGCGCGGGCTGCGCCCGGCCAGCGCGCGCAGCGCCTCGGCCAGCAGCGGGAAGTGGTGCTCTTCGCGGAAGAAGGAGGTCAGGTTGGTGGTCAGGCAGTTGATGAACTCCTGCCACTCGCGCAGCGCATCGTCGCCGGTGGCTTGCTCCAGCCACTGCAGGTAGGCTGAAAAGGAGCGGTGGCCGGTCTCGCGCAGGCGGCGCGCCAGCCGGCTGTAGACCATCGCGTGCTTGTGCTCGTGCAGGCTGATGCCGGCGCGCTGGTGGATCAGCTGGCGCACGCGGGCGAAGTCGCGCGCATCGAAGCTGAACTCGCGCGCAGCGGCGTCCGTGCCGATCAGGTCGGCACCCGGGTCGTCAACGAGGCGGGAGGTGGCCATGCGGTTGGTTGCGCTGTCAGGTCCGAGCGGCAGCAACGCCAGGCTGGCGGCCGCTGCCATCACGGATGGGAAGATGGGTTCGCTGCCAAGTGTCCCGGTGCCGCACCGGACCCGATGCCCGAAGTTGGCCGGCGGAAGCAGCCATTTCCGTGTCTGGGCGGTGAGGGCCTGGGTTAGACTGACTCAGCGGCTTTTTCAGTTTGCAGTCTCGGCCAGCCCATGCGTGATACACGCGCAGCAGCGGGCTGCAGGATCGATCTGGCCCCCCGCTGGTTCACCGTGCACTCCCCGGGTGCCCGCGTGGCCGTCACGAACCGACAACCCCAACGAGCTCGTGAGACCAGGCTCCTTACGCTTTCCCGTCAGCGCCGAGATCGCCGAATCAGCCGGGCCGGAGGTGCAGCGCATCCCCGTCCAGGCCGGCGAGTTGCGGCTGGAGACGGCGCTGCAATTGCTGCAGCGTTCGGGCCAGGCCTGGCCGGAAGGGGTCGAGCCCGGCTCGACCGCCTGGATGCAGGCCCTGGTGGACGGGCTGTGCGAACTCTCCAGCCGCGACCCGCTGACCGGGCTGGCCAACCGCCGCCAGTTCGAGGCGGCGCTGGACCGCGAGGTCGACCGTGTCGCCCGCTCGGGCGAGCCCGCCCTGCTGCTGCTGGCCGACATCGACCATTTCAAGCGCGTCAACGACACCCACGGCCACGCCGCTGGCGACCTGGTGATCCAGGCGGTCGCGCGCACGTTGCAAGACAGCGTGCGACCCATGGACACGGTGGCGCGCATCGGCGGCGAAGAGTTCGCCGCGGTGCTGCCCAGTTGCCCGCCGGCCTTCGGCCGCGCGGTCGCCGAGCGGGTTCGCATGGCGATCGAGTGCTTGGCGATCCCGATCTCGCCGCGCCAGTCCCTGCAGATCACGATCAGCATCGGCGGGGCGTTTGCACCGGCCTGGGTGCGCTCCTCCCCGTCTCTGTGGCTGGGGCGCGCCGACCAGCAGCTCTACCGGGCCAAATCCAGTGGTCGCAATTGCACGCAATTGGAAGCCGCACCGCAGTCAGAGGTCACCCCTGAAGAGCGCGGCCTGCTGTTCGGCTCGGCGGCCAACGCCATGGCCACGCCGCCGGCCGATGCCGCCACCCGCCCCACCGATCCTTCCCAGCCATGAACGCCCCGACCTCCTCTACCGCCCCCCGCGCGCCGCGCCCCGCGTCGGCCGCCGGTGCGCGCATCCTGGCGGTCACCAGCGGCAAGGGCGGCGTCGGCAAGACCATGGTCGCGGCCAACCTTGCCGCCGCGCTGGCCCGCCACGGCCGGCGCGTGCTGGTGATCGACGCCGACCTGGGCCTGGCCAACCTCGATGTGGTGCTCAACCTGCACCCCTCCACCACGCTGCACGACGTCTTCACCGGCCGGGCCACGCTGGAGCAGGCCACCCTCGACGCCCCCGGTGGCTTCCGGGTGCTGCTGGCCGGCTCGGGCCTGGTCGAGTACTCGCGCCTCACGCCCGAGGTGCGCGAGCAGCTCGTCGAGCTGCTGGCCGCCGTGCGCCCGCACTACGACGACGTGCTGATCGACACCGGCGCGGGCATCTCCGATGTGGTGCTCTATGCCGTCTCGCTGGCCGACGAGGTGCTGGTGGTGGCCACGCCCGAGCCCACCTCCCTGACCGACGCCTACGCCACCATCAAGGTGCTGGCCGTGCAGCAGGGCCGCACCGGCACGCTGCTGGCGGTCAACCAGTGCAGCCGCAGCGGCGAGGGCCGGGGCGTCGCCCAGCAGTTGCAGGCCGTGATCGAGCGCTTCGTGCGCCTGCCCGACGGCCGGCCCGTGCAGCTGGCCTACCTCGGCGAGATCCCCACCGACCCCTCGGTGCGCGACGCGGTGCAGCGCCGCCAGCTCCTGATGCTCACCTACCCGGGCGCCAAGGCCGCACTGGCCATCATGCAACTGGCCAGCCGCCTCACCAGCCCACGGGGCACCGCCCCAAACCCGCCGTTGCCCAGCCCGTGACCGACTCCGCCGCCCCTGCCAACTCTCCCACCCCACCCGCCACCTCCTTCGACTGGGTGGGCGGTGAAGCCCGTGTGCGCGCCCTGGTCGACCGCTTCTATGACCTGATGGACCTGGAGCCGGCCTACCGCGAATTGCGCGCCGTGCACGGCAGCACGCTGGACGATGCGCGCGACAAACTGTTCTGGTTTCTCTGCGGCTGGCTGGGCGGGCCGGGCCACTACGAGGAGCGCTTCGGCCACCCGCGCCTGCGCATGCGCCACCTGCCCTTCGCGATCGGCGTGCGCGAGCGCGACCAGTGGCTGGCCTGCATGCACCAGGCGATGCAGGAAGCCGAGCTCGACCCGGTGCTGGTCGCCCGCCTGAACGAAAGTTTCTTCAAGACCGCCGACTGGATGCGCAACATCGCCACCTGAGCGGCGGCACGCCAGTTCGCCCGATCAATCGTTCTCACCCAGCCAGCGCCGCAGGTGGCGCTGGCGCGGAACGCGCCCTTCCAGCAGCACGATCAGCGCGCCGGCGCCGCCGTCCGGCCCGCGCGCCTGGGTGTAGGCCATCACCTCGCGGCGCTGCGCCAGCCAGCTCGCCACTTTGCCCTTGAGCACCGGCTCGCGCCCGGGCGAGCCCAGGCCCTTGCCGTGCACCACGCGCACGCAGCGCCAGCCCTGCTTGGCCGCCTCCGCCAGGAAGCCGCTCAGCGCCTCGCGGGCCGCGTCGCGGCGCAGGCCGTGCAGGTCGATCTGCCCCTGCACCGTCCACTTCCCCTGCCGCAGGTTCTTCAACACCTCCGGGCCGACGCCGACGCGGTGGTAGCTCAGCCGATCGTCGGTCTCCATCAGCGTGACCGGGTCGAACTCGTCGGAGAGCGACGAGCGCAGCACCTGCTGCTCGTCGCGCTGGCGCTGGCGCGGGATCGGCGCCGGGCGCGGGCGCTTCAGCTCGGCCAGCCCGGTGTCCGGCAACGGCGTCACCGGCCCGACGGTGCGGGCAAACAGGTCGTGCTCGCGCTGCCGGGCCGCTTCCTCGGCGGCGCGCTGCGCGGCAGCGGCCTCGGCTTGGCGGCGGCGCTCCGTCAGCTCGCGGCCGATCGCCGCCAGCTCATCCCACGAGGTCTTCACAGCAGCCCCCGCTCGGCAAACGAGACGATCTGCCCCCGCCCCACCACCAGGTGGTCGAGCACGCGCACGTCGACCAGCGCCAGCGCGTTCTTGAGCGACTGGGTCAGGAACTCGTCGGCCCGCGAGGGCTCGGCCACGCCCGAGGGATGGTTGTGCGCCAGCAGCACCGCCGCGGCGTTGAGCGCCAGCGCGCGCTTGAGCACCTCGCGCGGGTAGACGCTGGTCTGCGTCAGCGTGCCTCGAAACAGCGGCTCGTAGGCAATCAGCCGGTGCTGCGCATCCAGGAACAGCACCGCGAACACCTCGTGTGCCAGGTCGGCCAGCTGCAGCTTCAGGTACTCGCGCACCGTCGTGGGGCTGTCGAACACCGGCCGCTGCGCCAGCTCGGCCGTCAGCGCGCGCCGCGCCAGCTCCAGCACCGCCTGCAGCTCGGCCAACTTGGCGGGCCCCAGGCCCTTGACCTTGGCGAGCTGGTTCGGCTCCGTGCGCAGCAGCCCGGAAACGCCACCGTTGCGCGCCAGCAGCTGCTCGGCCATCTGCAGCACCCCCAGGCCCTGCGTCCCGGTGCGCAGCAGCAGCGCCAGCAGCTCGGCATCGGCCAGCGCCGCCGGGCCCTGGGCCAGGAGCTTCTCGCGGGGACGCAGCGCGGCGGGCAGGTCTTTCATCGGCGTCGTGCGGTAGGTGGCTCGGGCGCGGGGCCGGCCATGGAGGCGGCACCTAAAATCGCGGCCAGTCTACCCACACAACGCTGCCGCGCGCCGATGCCGCCGCGCAGCCCACAGGATCCACCATGTCCCAGGTTCAAGCGGGTTCCTTCCTCACCCTCCACTACCGCCTCGCCGGCCCGGACGGTGCCGACGTGATCAACACCTTCACGTCCAAGCCGGCCACGCTGTCGCTGGGCACCGGCACGCTGTCGCCGGCCATCGAGGAGCGCCTGATCGGCCTGGAAGAAGGCAGCCGCCACACCCTGGAGCTGCCCGCTGGCGCGGCCTTCGGCGAGCGCAACCCGGCGATGGTGCAGCGCCTGGCCGCCAAGGTGCTGCGCGACATGGGTGACCCCTGCGAGACCTACACCGTCGGCGACGCGGTGCAGTTCCCCACCCCGGATGGCCAGGGCTCGTTCGCCGGCGTGGTGCGGGCGGTGGACCCCAGCGGCGGCAAGGAGTGGGTCGAGTTCGACTTCAACCACCCGCTCGCCGGCCAGCCGGTGACCTTTGAAGTCCAGCTCATCGGGGTGCTGTGATGAGTGCGCCCATCGCCAACGCCCCTGCCGCCGTGCAGGAAGTGGTGCTGGCACAGCCGCGCGGCTTCTGTGCCGGCGTGGACCGCGCCATCGAGATCGTAGAGCGTGCACTCACGCTCTACGGCGCGCCGATCCACGTGCGCCACGAGATCGTGCACAACACCTACGTGGTCAACGACCTGAAGGCCAAGGGCGCGATCTTCATCGAGGACCTGGCCGAGGTGCCCCCCGGCGCCACGCTGATCTTCTCGGCCCACGGCGTGAGCAAGGCCGTGCAGCAGGAGGCCGAAGCGCGCGGCTTCCGCATCTTCGACGCCACCTGCCCGC
The Sphaerotilus microaerophilus DNA segment above includes these coding regions:
- the radC gene encoding RadC family protein; translation: MKDLPAALRPREKLLAQGPAALADAELLALLLRTGTQGLGVLQMAEQLLARNGGVSGLLRTEPNQLAKVKGLGPAKLAELQAVLELARRALTAELAQRPVFDSPTTVREYLKLQLADLAHEVFAVLFLDAQHRLIAYEPLFRGTLTQTSVYPREVLKRALALNAAAVLLAHNHPSGVAEPSRADEFLTQSLKNALALVDVRVLDHLVVGRGQIVSFAERGLL
- a CDS encoding FKBP-type peptidyl-prolyl cis-trans isomerase encodes the protein MSQVQAGSFLTLHYRLAGPDGADVINTFTSKPATLSLGTGTLSPAIEERLIGLEEGSRHTLELPAGAAFGERNPAMVQRLAAKVLRDMGDPCETYTVGDAVQFPTPDGQGSFAGVVRAVDPSGGKEWVEFDFNHPLAGQPVTFEVQLIGVL